A single genomic interval of Procambarus clarkii isolate CNS0578487 chromosome 61, FALCON_Pclarkii_2.0, whole genome shotgun sequence harbors:
- the LOC138354155 gene encoding uncharacterized protein, translating into MSTDCDIVSTDSYLVSIDSYLVSTDSDLVSIDSDLVSTDSYLVSTDSYLVSTDSYLVSIDSYLVSTDSGLVSTDWDLVSIDSDLVSTDSYLVSTDSYLVSTDSYLVTTDSYLVSTDSDLVSTDSYLVSTDSYLVSTDSYLVSTDSYLVSTDSYLVSTDSYLVSTDSYLVSTDSYLVSTDSDLVSTDSYLVSTDSDLVSTDSYLVSTDSYLVSTDSDLVSTDSYLVSTDSYLVSTDSDLVTTDSYLVSTDSDLVSTDSYLVSTDSYLVSTDSDLVSTDSYLVSTDSDLVSTDSYLVSTDSYLVSTDSYLVSIDSYLVSTDSYLVSTDSYLVSTDSYLVSTDSYLVSTDSYLVSTDSYLVSTDSYLVSTDSDLVSTDWDLVSTDWDLVSTDWDLVSTDWDLVSTDWDLVSTDWDLVSTDWDLVSTDWDLVSTDWDLVSTDWDLVSTDWDLVSTDWDLVACKCPKNNQSQSCIYNPQLPNTARYTILSS; encoded by the coding sequence ATGTCCACAGACTGTGATATCGTATCTACAGACTCTTACCTCGTATCCATAGACTCTTACCTCGTATCCACAGACTCTGACCTCGTATCTATAGACTCTGACCTCGTATCTACAGACTCTTACCTCGTATCTACAGACTCTTACCTCGTATCTACAGACTCTTACCTCGTATCCATAGACTCTTACCTCGTATCCACAGACTCTGGCCTCGTATCTACAGACTGGGACCTCGTATCCATAGACTCTGACCTCGTATCTACAGACTCTTACCTCGTATCTACAGACTCTTACCTCGTATCCACAGACTCTTACCTCGTAACCACAGACTCTTACCTCGTATCCACAGACTCTGACCTCGTATCCACAGACTCTTACCTCGTATCCACAGACTCTTACCTCGTATCCACTGACTCTTACCTCGTATCCACAGACTCTTACCTCGTATCCACAGACTCATACCTCGTATCTACAGACTCTTACCTCGTATCTACAGACTCTTACCTCGTATCTACAGACTCTTACCTCGTATCCACAGACTCAGACCTCGTATCCACAGACTCTTACCTCGTATCCACAGACTCAGACCTCGTATCCACTGACTCTTACCTCGTATCCACAGACTCTTACCTCGTATCCACAGACTCAGACCTCGTATCCACTGACTCTTACCTCGTATCCACAGACTCTTACCTCGTATCCACAGACTCAGACCTCGTAACCACAGACTCTTACCTCGTATCCACAGACTCTGACCTCGTATCCACTGACTCTTACCTCGTATCCACAGACTCTTACCTCGTATCCACAGACTCAGACCTCGTATCCACAGACTCTTACCTCGTATCCACAGACTCAGACCTCGTATCCACAGACTCTTACCTCGTATCCACAGACTCTTACCTGGTATCCACAGACTCTTACCTCGTATCCATAGACTCTTACCTCGTATCCACAGACTCTTACCTCGTATCTACAGACTCTTACCTCGTATCTACAGACTCTTACCTCGTATCTACAGACTCTTACCTCGTATCCACAGACTCTTACCTCGTATCTACAGACTCTTACCTCGTATCTACAGACTCTTACCTCGTATCTACAGACTCTGACCTCGTATCCACAGACTGGGACCTCGTATCCACAGACTGGGACCTCGTATCCACAGACTGGGACCTCGTATCCACAGACTGGGACCTCGTATCCACAGACTGGGACCTCGTATCCACAGACTGGGACCTCGTATCCACAGACTGGGACCTCGTATCCACAGACTGGGACCTCGTATCCACAGACTGGGACCTCGTATCCACAGACTGGGACCTCGTATCCACAGACTGGGACCTCGTATCCACAGACTGGGACCTCGTAGCTTGTAAATGCCCAAAAAACAACCAATCACAGAGTTGTATATACAATCCACAACTCCCTAACACTGCCAGGTACACCATCCTGTCCTCTTGA